One Aciduliprofundum boonei T469 genomic region harbors:
- a CDS encoding 30S ribosomal protein S15, producing MGRIHARRKGKSGSRRPFRTEKPEWVEMEKDEIIEKVKSLSREGYSQAMIGTILRDEYGVPDVKLMTGKSIGKILEESGMAPSIPDDLMALMRKAVKINSHLANHPKDLGNRRGLQLVEAKIRRLVKYYKKVGKLPSDWKYSLKEAELLVK from the coding sequence ATGGGCAGGATTCACGCTAGAAGAAAGGGAAAATCCGGATCACGAAGGCCTTTCAGGACCGAAAAACCTGAATGGGTTGAGATGGAAAAAGATGAGATTATAGAAAAAGTCAAATCCCTCAGTAGAGAGGGTTATTCTCAGGCGATGATTGGCACTATTTTGAGGGACGAGTATGGTGTACCAGATGTTAAATTAATGACTGGAAAGAGTATTGGTAAGATTCTTGAGGAGAGTGGTATGGCACCAAGCATACCCGATGATTTGATGGCTCTTATGAGAAAGGCCGTTAAGATAAACTCTCATCTTGCAAACCACCCAAAAGATTTAGGAAACAGAAGGGGCTTGCAGCTTGTAGAAGCGAAGATTCGCAGGCTTGTAAAGTACTACAAGAAAGTAGGAAAATTACCTTCTGACTGGAAATACAGCCTTAAAGAGGCTGAACTTCTGGTGAAGTGA
- a CDS encoding biotin/lipoyl-containing protein — MRRKFKVMVNGKEYVVEIEELGEPNSQAPIQPRYEIKPESSKPSTPKPAETSAEEGAVTSPMPGKILDIRVSKGDKVKIGDVLIILEAMKMENEIVAPKDGIVKEVRVNVGDKVDRGSVLIVIGE, encoded by the coding sequence ATGAGAAGAAAATTTAAAGTAATGGTTAACGGAAAAGAGTATGTAGTGGAAATTGAAGAACTCGGAGAGCCCAACTCGCAAGCACCCATACAGCCAAGGTACGAAATAAAGCCTGAATCTTCAAAGCCCAGTACACCAAAACCTGCAGAGACTTCTGCGGAAGAGGGTGCTGTCACATCTCCTATGCCCGGCAAGATTTTAGATATCAGAGTTAGCAAAGGAGATAAAGTGAAGATAGGAGATGTTCTTATAATATTAGAAGCTATGAAGATGGAAAACGAAATTGTTGCACCAAAGGATGGTATAGTGAAAGAAGTAAGGGTAAATGTAGGAGATAAAGTAGATAGAGGTTCAGTACTAATTGTGATAGGTGAATGA
- a CDS encoding energy-coupling factor ABC transporter ATP-binding protein, with the protein MDIAQLEHVSYSYRNDPAIVDINLNIKRGEVIYLVGENGAGKSTLLLILAALFVPTRGIAKIFGKVITEKVTKDVCLRRKIGIVFQDPDIQLFSPTVYDDVSFAPRHLTGEDYKKYTEKAMRIMKISHLKQRHPYELSEGEKKRVAIATVLSYDPEFMLFDEPTANMDGKGRREFKLLLKKLIDEEKTIVIATHLLRDIVYATRIIGMYEGKIEYDGDPSILKNKKYLEKLNVI; encoded by the coding sequence ATGGATATTGCCCAGTTGGAGCATGTAAGTTATTCCTATCGGAATGATCCGGCCATAGTGGATATTAATTTAAATATAAAAAGAGGGGAGGTTATATACCTTGTAGGTGAAAATGGTGCAGGAAAGAGTACTCTTCTATTGATATTGGCTGCTCTATTTGTGCCTACTAGAGGTATTGCCAAGATATTTGGAAAAGTTATAACTGAGAAAGTTACTAAAGATGTATGTCTGCGTAGAAAGATAGGAATAGTATTTCAGGATCCAGATATACAGTTATTCTCACCCACAGTGTATGACGATGTCTCCTTTGCACCTAGGCATCTTACAGGAGAGGATTATAAAAAATATACTGAAAAAGCTATGAGAATTATGAAAATATCTCATTTAAAGCAGAGACACCCATATGAACTGAGCGAAGGAGAGAAAAAAAGGGTGGCTATAGCAACTGTTTTATCATATGATCCGGAATTTATGTTATTTGATGAACCAACTGCCAATATGGATGGTAAGGGTAGGAGAGAGTTTAAATTATTGCTTAAAAAATTAATTGATGAGGAAAAAACAATAGTAATAGCAACTCATTTGCTAAGGGATATAGTTTATGCTACCAGAATAATAGGAATGTATGAGGGTAAGATCGAGTATGATGGTGACCCATCTATATTAAAAAATAAAAAATACCTGGAAAAATTAAATGTTATTTAA
- the cbiM gene encoding cobalt transporter CbiM, with the protein MHIPDGYLGPATCLFFYIVMIPIWYTAFKIARKKMNEKSVPMLAMLSAFAFIVMMFNWPVPDGTTAHMVGAVLIAILLGPWASVIAISVALLIQAFFFGDGGLTSYAANCFNMGVVMPFVGYYVYRLLMKVIKDKNPWSVGIAGAVGGYIGINAAAFMAGLELGIQPFIAPGYCPFPYTLSIPAMLFAHLTTAGPVEAVVTGSVLYYLKSKKSNLLELPKLLLRGCDVGSMD; encoded by the coding sequence ATGCATATACCAGATGGATATTTAGGACCTGCTACATGTCTATTCTTTTATATAGTGATGATACCAATTTGGTACACGGCATTTAAAATAGCTCGTAAAAAAATGAATGAAAAAAGCGTGCCAATGCTTGCTATGCTCTCAGCATTTGCTTTCATAGTTATGATGTTTAACTGGCCCGTGCCAGATGGAACAACTGCTCATATGGTAGGAGCGGTGCTTATAGCAATATTATTAGGGCCATGGGCATCAGTGATAGCAATAAGTGTAGCATTACTTATTCAGGCGTTTTTCTTTGGTGATGGTGGATTAACAAGTTATGCTGCCAACTGTTTTAATATGGGTGTGGTGATGCCCTTTGTGGGATATTATGTATATCGGCTATTGATGAAAGTGATTAAGGATAAAAATCCTTGGTCAGTAGGGATTGCCGGAGCTGTTGGAGGATATATAGGTATAAATGCGGCTGCTTTTATGGCAGGGTTAGAACTCGGTATTCAACCGTTTATAGCTCCTGGGTACTGTCCTTTTCCATACACTTTATCAATACCTGCGATGCTCTTTGCACATCTGACAACTGCTGGACCTGTTGAAGCGGTAGTTACTGGATCCGTGTTGTATTATCTTAAATCTAAGAAGTCAAATCTTTTGGAACTTCCAAAGCTTTTATTAAGGGGGTGTGATGTTGGAAGCATGGATTAA
- a CDS encoding DHH family phosphoesterase — translation MIVEERLKKARELIDKGDDFRILTHYDVDGICAGGIIAHYLLKNGKRFHISFFRNVDKEEISDIVNEEDYVIMSDMGSSLIDSLEGNIIVLDHHKPPGDNDKILHINPHLDGYNGAHDACGSTLAYMLTREKEMIPFFLAGVFGDKQHIGGLTGLNKELFDELSLKLKKEFVLHGNVVNAILYSTEPFFPGLSGKQDDIERMLKDLSISPTKDIEKLSDEEKTKLISMLSLNLIKNSRIPEAGRFVFDFDVDLGTSIRYLTELIDSSARTDNQSVALAYILGDESAKERMEILRREYKGRVIDGLYKMMENLFEMEHLQYFFADDSYLSSSLATVGSLYLLNPRKATLGIFVDDMVHISARGSKYLVPKVHLGDIMREAASKFGGNGGGHDIAAGATIPKGTEEEFLKEVDILIGKSLSQ, via the coding sequence ATGATAGTTGAGGAAAGATTAAAAAAAGCAAGAGAGCTCATCGATAAGGGTGATGATTTCAGGATTTTAACTCATTACGATGTAGATGGCATATGTGCAGGAGGCATAATTGCTCACTATTTACTGAAAAATGGAAAAAGATTCCATATCTCATTTTTTAGAAATGTTGATAAAGAGGAAATTTCAGACATTGTGAATGAGGAAGATTATGTCATAATGAGTGATATGGGCTCCTCATTGATAGATTCTCTGGAAGGGAATATTATCGTGCTAGATCATCATAAACCTCCGGGAGATAATGATAAAATTCTGCATATTAATCCACACTTAGATGGATACAACGGTGCGCATGATGCTTGCGGAAGCACATTGGCTTATATGCTAACAAGGGAGAAAGAAATGATTCCATTTTTCCTTGCAGGGGTTTTTGGAGATAAACAGCATATTGGTGGATTAACAGGGTTGAATAAAGAGCTTTTTGATGAACTCTCTCTAAAATTAAAGAAAGAGTTTGTGCTCCATGGAAATGTTGTAAATGCAATTCTTTACTCCACAGAGCCATTCTTCCCCGGGCTCTCAGGAAAACAGGATGATATTGAGAGAATGTTAAAGGACTTGAGCATATCTCCAACAAAAGATATTGAAAAACTAAGTGATGAGGAAAAAACGAAACTAATTTCAATGCTATCTTTAAATTTGATAAAAAACAGCAGGATTCCAGAAGCGGGGAGATTTGTGTTTGATTTTGATGTAGATTTAGGTACAAGTATAAGGTATCTAACTGAGCTTATTGACTCTTCTGCACGCACAGATAATCAAAGTGTAGCCCTAGCTTATATTCTGGGCGATGAGAGTGCCAAAGAGAGAATGGAAATTTTGAGAAGGGAATATAAGGGAAGGGTTATAGATGGCTTGTATAAGATGATGGAGAACTTGTTTGAGATGGAACATTTGCAGTACTTCTTTGCTGATGATTCCTATTTAAGCAGCTCCTTAGCCACTGTTGGCTCTCTATACCTCTTAAATCCAAGAAAAGCTACCCTTGGCATATTTGTTGATGACATGGTGCATATATCTGCAAGGGGCTCAAAATACTTAGTGCCAAAAGTGCATCTGGGAGATATAATGAGAGAGGCAGCTTCCAAATTTGGAGGCAATGGTGGGGGCCACGATATAGCTGCAGGTGCTACCATACCCAAGGGAACTGAGGAAGAGTTCTTAAAAGAAGTGGATATACTCATAGGAAAAAGTTTATCTCAATAG
- a CDS encoding metallophosphoesterase yields MKLLAIADIHGAWNVLYLIEEFDGLYNFDAVLIAGDITNFGPAEFALDFLNEINKPTFAIPGNCDPPDVLDAIEKSKAVNLHKKEFEFGGLHFIGLGGTNGIGFTMGITFQEDYAYKFLSRCKECVFLLHQPPYGILDDVGSHHIGSEGIRKAVFEAKPKIVISGHVHEARGYFKTEDTLFVNPGPAKSGYAAIVDTENFSVRLLEK; encoded by the coding sequence ATGAAACTTCTAGCCATAGCGGATATTCACGGCGCTTGGAATGTTTTGTATCTTATAGAGGAGTTTGACGGACTTTATAATTTTGATGCTGTGCTTATTGCTGGAGACATAACCAATTTTGGTCCTGCGGAATTTGCATTAGATTTTCTAAACGAAATAAATAAGCCCACCTTTGCAATCCCTGGCAATTGTGATCCTCCAGATGTTTTAGACGCCATAGAGAAGAGTAAAGCTGTTAATCTACATAAGAAAGAATTTGAATTTGGAGGATTGCATTTCATAGGGTTAGGAGGTACAAACGGCATAGGATTTACCATGGGCATAACATTCCAGGAAGATTATGCTTATAAGTTTCTATCAAGATGCAAAGAATGTGTATTTCTCCTCCACCAACCCCCTTACGGAATCTTAGATGATGTTGGCTCTCACCATATAGGGAGCGAAGGAATAAGAAAAGCCGTGTTTGAGGCAAAACCGAAAATTGTAATTTCAGGGCATGTCCACGAGGCAAGAGGATATTTTAAAACAGAAGATACTTTATTTGTTAACCCCGGTCCTGCAAAATCTGGATACGCGGCCATCGTAGATACTGAGAATTTTAGTGTAAGGCTGTTAGAAAAATAA
- a CDS encoding sodium ion-translocating decarboxylase subunit beta — protein sequence MRVLGILGELVGFLALSWKEVVMIIIGGIFIVLGIKYKMEPLLLIPIGFSAIIVNLPLSGITEAPHGFLYLVYKYLISTEAIPLLIFLGIGAMTDFEPLLADPKTFLLGAAAQIGIYFAMLAALIMGFNINQAAAIGIIGGADGPTTIYTATKLAPSILGAVAVAAYSYMSLVPIIQPPVIKALTTKKERNVIMEPLRKVSKKEKILFPIVTTIVVGLLVPTALPLVGMLMFGNLLRECGVTERLSKTVQNELINIATIFLGLGVGYMMTAERFLNLQTVEILLLGVFAFATATAGGVLLGKLFYVLSHGKINPMIGAAGVSAVPMSARVVQKMGVKENPRNFLLMHAMGPNVAGVIGSAIAAGVFIAYLL from the coding sequence ATGAGGGTGTTAGGCATACTTGGAGAATTGGTTGGATTCCTTGCCCTAAGTTGGAAAGAAGTAGTGATGATTATAATTGGCGGAATATTCATAGTGCTTGGAATAAAATACAAAATGGAACCTTTGCTACTTATACCCATCGGATTTAGCGCCATAATCGTTAATCTTCCATTGAGTGGGATTACAGAAGCCCCTCATGGATTTCTTTATTTAGTTTATAAATATTTAATAAGCACTGAGGCAATTCCCCTTCTTATATTTCTCGGAATTGGTGCAATGACAGATTTTGAGCCTCTGCTTGCAGATCCCAAAACTTTCCTGCTTGGAGCTGCAGCTCAGATTGGCATATACTTTGCCATGCTTGCGGCCCTTATAATGGGATTCAACATAAATCAGGCTGCAGCTATTGGAATCATAGGAGGGGCTGATGGGCCTACAACAATTTATACAGCCACAAAGCTCGCCCCTAGCATACTGGGTGCAGTAGCAGTGGCTGCCTATTCCTATATGTCTCTTGTGCCAATAATCCAACCTCCCGTAATTAAAGCACTTACAACTAAAAAAGAAAGAAATGTAATTATGGAACCTTTACGCAAAGTTTCCAAAAAAGAGAAGATTCTGTTTCCCATAGTGACCACCATTGTTGTAGGACTTCTCGTACCTACTGCCCTTCCCCTAGTAGGAATGTTAATGTTTGGGAATCTTTTGAGAGAGTGCGGAGTTACAGAGAGATTATCTAAAACTGTGCAGAATGAGTTAATAAACATAGCCACTATATTTTTAGGTTTGGGTGTTGGATATATGATGACTGCGGAGAGATTTTTAAACCTCCAAACTGTAGAAATCCTCTTGCTAGGAGTGTTTGCTTTTGCCACAGCCACTGCAGGAGGCGTATTACTTGGAAAACTTTTCTATGTATTATCTCATGGAAAAATAAACCCAATGATTGGCGCAGCGGGTGTAAGTGCAGTACCAATGAGTGCCAGAGTTGTTCAAAAAATGGGAGTTAAAGAAAATCCCCGCAATTTCCTACTGATGCATGCCATGGGCCCAAATGTTGCAGGTGTTATAGGTTCAGCAATAGCTGCGGGAGTTTTTATTGCTTATTTACTTTAA
- a CDS encoding transposase, with amino-acid sequence MSRKFNLYKVVKIGLKALKRTKIPLYWSRFSRKDYTLHQHIMLIVLAQYAGSIERMLQIVREMRKIKRVMRLKKIPHKSTISRELRRIPELWIRIVLREIIRALGIPSKFAVDSTGIQISYRSYYYTQRIGEVGKIREGLKLHAAVDIDTKLITNAIVTKWHTNDSPYLIPLLEEERVKEVYADKGYDSLRNIRFVLNKGGTPYIAIRNKARRGLRRRLLEKSKSPDWKKKYSQEGGRAPFLNPQSVFHSFKRIVGDYIFSHSFSVASKLLLFKVLAYDLYV; translated from the coding sequence ATGAGCAGGAAATTTAATCTTTACAAAGTTGTGAAGATAGGGTTAAAAGCGCTAAAGAGAACTAAAATTCCACTTTACTGGAGCAGATTTTCAAGGAAGGACTACACTCTGCACCAGCACATCATGCTGATAGTGCTGGCGCAGTATGCAGGAAGCATAGAAAGAATGCTCCAGATTGTGCGAGAAATGAGAAAGATAAAGAGGGTAATGAGATTGAAGAAAATCCCACATAAAAGCACAATTTCAAGAGAGTTGAGAAGAATACCAGAACTATGGATTCGCATAGTACTTAGAGAGATAATAAGAGCCTTAGGAATACCCAGCAAATTTGCAGTGGATTCCACAGGTATTCAGATTTCTTACCGCTCATATTACTACACACAGCGAATCGGAGAAGTAGGAAAAATAAGAGAAGGTCTGAAATTGCATGCTGCTGTGGATATCGATACAAAGCTCATTACCAATGCAATAGTTACAAAATGGCACACTAACGATTCACCGTACCTCATTCCTCTTTTGGAGGAAGAGAGAGTAAAAGAAGTGTATGCAGATAAAGGCTATGATTCTCTACGTAACATACGATTTGTTCTGAATAAAGGAGGAACTCCATACATAGCAATCCGTAATAAAGCAAGAAGAGGATTGCGAAGGAGATTGTTAGAAAAGAGCAAATCTCCTGACTGGAAAAAGAAGTATTCGCAAGAAGGGGGCAGAGCCCCCTTTCTAAACCCCCAATCTGTGTTCCACTCATTCAAAAGAATTGTTGGCGATTACATATTCTCCCATTCTTTCTCTGTTGCTTCTAAACTCCTCCTATTTAAAGTTCTGGCTTATGATCTCTATGTCTAA
- a CDS encoding OadG family protein, producing MKYLLPLFTVFILLGSALAMASLPSYGDWRFTYNADSASFSFQNSTALVTVVNGIAYLKTNLSEPIEKGSRITLNLSLQASTMSIDQGIKIILGGDVLLDSKLKNGKQSFQFYALCTYNASDTLTIILYDLGGKLSVKLQPFYIEKVKGGLNEGLLLTGVGITVVFVVLSILASVMYLLKPKNKEEKKKSKEVKKMMTMKEQEVDSEVIAAIVGTLNLYLGGKKFKIINVKPSLWKYYGRLKMMRRWK from the coding sequence ATGAAGTATCTCCTCCCCCTATTTACAGTTTTTATTCTTTTGGGAAGCGCTTTGGCCATGGCTTCTCTACCATCATATGGGGATTGGAGATTTACTTATAATGCTGATAGTGCATCATTCTCGTTTCAGAATTCAACTGCTTTGGTAACTGTTGTAAATGGAATCGCATATCTTAAAACAAATCTATCAGAGCCTATAGAGAAGGGCTCTCGCATAACCTTAAACCTAAGTCTCCAAGCCAGTACAATGTCCATAGATCAAGGAATAAAAATCATACTTGGTGGGGATGTGCTTTTAGATAGTAAACTAAAAAATGGGAAGCAGAGCTTTCAATTCTATGCTTTATGCACATACAACGCCAGCGACACTCTAACCATTATTCTTTATGATCTTGGAGGAAAGTTAAGTGTTAAATTACAACCCTTTTATATAGAGAAGGTTAAAGGAGGTTTAAATGAAGGTTTGCTTTTGACAGGTGTAGGTATAACTGTAGTATTTGTAGTGCTTAGTATTCTTGCTTCAGTTATGTATCTTCTAAAACCTAAAAATAAAGAGGAAAAGAAAAAATCGAAGGAGGTAAAAAAGATGATGACCATGAAAGAGCAAGAGGTTGATAGCGAAGTTATAGCTGCTATTGTAGGAACCCTAAATCTTTACCTTGGTGGAAAGAAGTTTAAAATAATAAATGTAAAGCCTTCGCTCTGGAAATATTATGGAAGGCTGAAAATGATGAGGCGATGGAAATGA
- the cbiQ gene encoding cobalt ECF transporter T component CbiQ translates to MNFVNATLKSIKSLEEINIRDSKLHNISAESKIVSVIILLILMIILKSVVSLSLLLLLLIFEALIFERSVFKTWIFVPLFTGIIAIPAIFITPGTPIAHFGFIVITYEGVLAAIHLTLRTLIAVTCVALLTKTTPWEDILESLRLLKIPELFILILFLTFRYIFFLARITEATLLSLKSRMIGKEKILQSWKMYAPLVGNLFIKSYEMQEKIYIAMNARGFNLKKDEVLRSVGVRGINWGYVAVFIFLAFMLLWIDGDLIWILPSWSM, encoded by the coding sequence ATGAATTTCGTAAACGCCACTCTTAAAAGCATAAAATCCTTGGAAGAGATTAACATTAGAGATTCTAAATTGCATAATATCTCTGCAGAATCAAAGATAGTCTCTGTGATTATACTTCTTATTTTAATGATTATTTTGAAATCAGTGGTATCTCTTTCCCTGCTTCTTCTTCTTCTTATTTTTGAAGCGCTCATATTCGAAAGAAGTGTTTTTAAAACATGGATTTTTGTACCTCTTTTCACAGGGATTATTGCCATTCCAGCAATTTTCATTACTCCGGGTACTCCTATTGCACATTTTGGTTTTATAGTAATAACCTATGAAGGTGTATTAGCTGCTATACATTTGACATTGAGAACTTTAATTGCCGTTACTTGCGTTGCACTTTTAACTAAGACCACACCTTGGGAGGATATACTAGAGTCTTTAAGGTTGCTAAAAATTCCTGAACTATTTATATTGATTTTGTTCCTAACATTTAGATATATATTTTTCTTGGCTAGGATAACAGAAGCAACGCTTCTCTCACTAAAGAGTCGGATGATAGGAAAGGAGAAGATTCTTCAATCTTGGAAAATGTACGCTCCTCTTGTGGGAAATCTATTTATAAAATCCTATGAAATGCAGGAGAAGATTTACATTGCAATGAATGCGCGTGGGTTTAATCTGAAAAAAGATGAAGTATTGAGATCGGTAGGGGTAAGAGGTATTAACTGGGGATATGTGGCAGTATTTATATTCCTTGCTTTTATGCTCCTCTGGATAGATGGTGATTTAATATGGATATTGCCCAGTTGGAGCATGTAA
- a CDS encoding PDGLE domain-containing protein, with translation MLEAWIKKVLVILLIFCLLSPLGILLTWNKSAWGEWDQVKIGNETWVPQHYSGGAPLDDYDVPGWDSKLMASFGYIISAFVGVFMVIIVTLGIIKLGELSNEFRKRHS, from the coding sequence ATGTTGGAAGCATGGATTAAAAAAGTTTTGGTAATCTTGTTAATATTCTGCTTGCTCTCCCCCTTAGGGATACTCCTTACTTGGAATAAAAGTGCTTGGGGTGAATGGGATCAGGTAAAAATTGGAAATGAAACATGGGTCCCTCAACATTACAGTGGTGGTGCACCTTTAGATGATTATGATGTTCCTGGATGGGACTCTAAACTCATGGCTTCTTTTGGCTACATAATTTCAGCGTTCGTTGGAGTATTCATGGTAATAATAGTTACCTTGGGGATAATAAAGCTGGGGGAACTATCGAATGAATTTCGTAAACGCCACTCTTAA
- a CDS encoding 4-phosphopantoate--beta-alanine ligase → MIPKSHPRYESLMKREKIIEGFKKGIVAYAGLIAHGRGETFDYLIGERSEDFALEAEEAAVAKMLLAKNAVISVNGNVTALAAKEVIELADSVGAKIEVNLFYRSEDRIRKIVEEFKTLGKDILGANPDAIIPNLEHSRALCTKEGIYSADVVLVPLEDGDRTKALRDMGKFVITIDLNPLSRTAQTAHITIVDELTRAVKNMIKMAQNMNIDEARNILKWYDNHAILAKSLEHINRRLENLSRQLQSSSGLKT, encoded by the coding sequence ATGATTCCAAAGAGTCATCCAAGGTACGAATCGCTTATGAAGAGAGAAAAGATAATTGAGGGTTTTAAAAAAGGTATAGTTGCCTATGCAGGTTTAATCGCGCATGGCAGAGGAGAGACCTTTGATTATTTAATTGGTGAGAGAAGTGAAGATTTTGCTTTAGAGGCAGAAGAGGCAGCGGTGGCCAAGATGCTATTGGCCAAAAATGCAGTTATCTCAGTTAATGGTAATGTGACCGCCTTGGCTGCCAAGGAGGTTATAGAACTGGCAGATTCTGTTGGGGCAAAGATAGAAGTTAATCTATTTTATAGAAGCGAAGATAGGATAAGAAAAATAGTTGAAGAATTCAAAACCTTAGGGAAGGATATATTGGGGGCGAATCCAGACGCAATAATACCAAATCTCGAGCATTCTAGAGCACTTTGCACAAAAGAAGGAATATATTCTGCAGATGTTGTGCTTGTACCATTGGAGGATGGGGACAGAACAAAAGCTTTGAGAGATATGGGGAAGTTTGTAATAACTATAGATTTAAATCCACTATCACGCACAGCACAAACTGCACATATAACCATAGTGGATGAGTTAACAAGAGCGGTTAAGAATATGATAAAGATGGCTCAAAATATGAATATAGATGAGGCTAGAAATATACTAAAGTGGTACGATAATCATGCAATACTTGCCAAGAGCTTAGAGCATATAAATAGAAGGTTGGAAAATTTATCAAGGCAACTTCAGAGTTCTTCAGGTTTGAAGACATAG
- the nikR gene encoding nickel-responsive transcriptional regulator NikR — MIQRFGVSIDDSLLKKFDDYIMRRGYISRSEAIRDLIRDALIENTITSDENVDVFGTITMIYDHEVKGITEKITHIQHSYVNEIRAAVHVHVDERNCLEVVILHGKSKVVREIADKLGSLKGVKNLKFQLTIVEP; from the coding sequence ATGATTCAAAGGTTTGGAGTGTCTATAGATGATTCACTTTTAAAAAAGTTCGATGATTATATTATGAGAAGAGGATATATTAGCAGGTCAGAAGCTATAAGAGATCTCATAAGAGATGCGCTTATTGAAAACACGATTACGAGTGATGAAAATGTGGATGTGTTTGGAACGATAACTATGATATATGACCATGAGGTAAAAGGTATAACAGAGAAGATTACCCATATTCAGCATAGTTATGTAAACGAAATAAGAGCAGCAGTACATGTGCATGTTGATGAACGAAATTGTTTAGAAGTAGTAATACTCCATGGAAAATCAAAAGTAGTTAGGGAAATTGCCGACAAACTGGGAAGTTTGAAGGGCGTTAAGAATCTTAAGTTTCAACTTACTATAGTTGAACCATAG
- a CDS encoding zinc ribbon domain-containing protein yields MAENEDLGSLNLWEQVQNYLAKIQKREKEVNERARKLDEREKALDEREAKIQEAEKRIADKEKLLDKKSSELEGYAKKLEEEKKKYEEKYKELEKKLEAINTAETVLKNYENTLKTTNEEIKKKLNEIATLYGGLADLREKMLNVIQTLSSGEIPVKEEKTPVKEKKEEKEEKKQEFEVVVVDGEEFIKCPQCGTLNSKDAIMCYNCGYVFKPEEL; encoded by the coding sequence ATGGCTGAGAATGAAGATCTCGGTAGTCTCAACCTGTGGGAGCAGGTACAGAACTACCTTGCTAAGATTCAAAAAAGAGAAAAAGAAGTTAATGAGAGAGCCAGAAAACTTGATGAGAGAGAAAAAGCTCTGGATGAGAGAGAGGCAAAAATTCAAGAGGCTGAAAAGAGAATTGCAGATAAAGAGAAGCTCTTGGATAAGAAAAGTTCTGAGTTAGAGGGCTATGCAAAAAAATTAGAAGAAGAGAAGAAAAAATATGAGGAAAAGTATAAAGAGCTTGAAAAGAAGCTTGAAGCTATAAACACTGCGGAGACTGTGCTTAAGAATTATGAGAACACTTTAAAGACAACAAATGAAGAAATTAAGAAAAAACTCAATGAAATTGCAACCCTCTATGGAGGATTGGCAGATCTTAGGGAAAAGATGCTTAATGTGATACAAACATTGAGTAGCGGGGAGATACCCGTTAAAGAAGAGAAAACTCCTGTGAAAGAAAAGAAAGAAGAAAAAGAGGAGAAAAAACAAGAGTTCGAAGTAGTAGTTGTGGATGGAGAAGAGTTTATAAAATGTCCACAGTGTGGAACTCTCAACTCAAAGGATGCAATAATGTGCTACAATTGCGGCTATGTCTTCAAACCTGAAGAACTCTGA
- a CDS encoding DUF429 domain-containing protein translates to MIFAGIDLAAREKNITGVAIIEDRRIGVYSLHSDDEIIGKIVEHEPSIIAIDAPMSLEDRRVDIYLRKYGALSLKIPAMQDLAKRGMRIKRILEKRVSCNPREK, encoded by the coding sequence ATGATATTTGCAGGAATAGACCTTGCGGCTAGGGAGAAAAACATAACTGGAGTTGCAATTATTGAGGATAGAAGGATAGGAGTATATAGTCTTCACAGTGATGATGAAATTATTGGAAAAATTGTTGAGCATGAGCCAAGCATAATAGCAATAGATGCCCCGATGAGTTTGGAAGATAGAAGAGTGGACATTTACCTGCGAAAATATGGGGCTCTGAGCTTAAAGATTCCGGCTATGCAAGATCTCGCAAAGAGGGGAATGAGAATAAAAAGAATTTTGGAAAAGAGGGTGAGTTGCAACCCTAGAGAAAAATAA